Proteins from one Acidiphilium multivorum AIU301 genomic window:
- the narJ gene encoding nitrate reductase molybdenum cofactor assembly chaperone gives MRIFKLLSLLLTYPDDALRDAAPDIAHLCRAADALPPDLAERLARLALRIAADDLLDTQERYVALFDQTRSLSLYLFEHVHGESRDRGQAMVDLRAQYEARGLEMAPGELPDFLPLFLEYLDAIPADEALALLGEIRPIAASLAQRLEKRRSDYAAPLAALLALAPEAAADRAPEATADLVPASPDDEPAAARDAAWADAPIRFTAAPSPAACAGDLP, from the coding sequence ATGCGAATTTTCAAGCTGCTCAGCCTGCTGCTGACCTATCCGGACGACGCGCTGCGCGACGCCGCACCCGACATCGCCCACCTCTGCCGCGCCGCCGATGCCCTGCCGCCCGACCTCGCCGAGCGTCTCGCCCGCCTCGCCCTGCGCATCGCCGCCGACGACCTGCTGGACACCCAGGAACGCTACGTCGCCCTGTTCGACCAGACGCGCTCGCTCTCGCTCTACCTCTTCGAGCACGTCCACGGCGAATCGCGCGACCGCGGCCAGGCGATGGTCGACCTGCGCGCGCAATACGAGGCGCGCGGGCTGGAGATGGCGCCGGGCGAACTGCCCGACTTCCTGCCCCTCTTCCTCGAATATCTCGACGCCATCCCGGCCGACGAGGCGCTGGCCCTGCTCGGCGAGATCCGCCCGATCGCCGCCTCGCTGGCGCAGCGCCTCGAAAAGCGCCGCAGCGACTACGCCGCCCCCCTCGCGGCCCTGCTCGCCCTCGCCCCCGAGGCGGCCGCCGATCGCGCGCCGGAGGCGACGGCCGATCTCGTCCCCGCCTCGCCGGACGACGAGCCCGCCGCCGCGCGCGACGCCGCCTGGGCCGACGCCCCGATCCGCTTCACCGCCGCCCCCTCGCCCGCCGCCTGCGCCGGAGACCTCCCATGA
- the narI gene encoding respiratory nitrate reductase subunit gamma, giving the protein MSSWINTALFGVYPYVCLAVLLVGSLIRFDHGAYTWKSDSSQLLRRKRLRLGSNLFHYGVLTVVGGHFVGFLMPDWAVSWLISPAQHELLAMAVGGLAGIIAIIGLSVLIHRRLTDTRIRATSRKRDIAIVLMLWCQLALGLLTVPVSALHMSGGLFEQLVGYVKGVVTFQPDVAQLLVGTPLVYRLHILLGFTIFLVSPFTRMVHVWSAPVWYLGRRGYQIVRTRRPAPALVRERRP; this is encoded by the coding sequence ATGAGCAGCTGGATCAACACCGCCCTGTTCGGCGTCTACCCCTATGTCTGCCTCGCCGTGCTGCTGGTCGGCAGCCTGATCCGCTTCGATCACGGCGCCTACACCTGGAAGAGCGACTCCTCGCAACTGCTGCGCCGCAAGCGCCTGCGCCTCGGCTCCAACCTCTTCCATTACGGCGTGCTCACCGTGGTCGGCGGCCATTTCGTCGGCTTCCTGATGCCGGACTGGGCGGTCTCCTGGCTGATCAGCCCGGCGCAGCACGAATTGCTCGCGATGGCGGTCGGCGGGCTCGCCGGAATCATCGCCATCATCGGCCTGTCCGTCCTCATCCACCGCCGCCTGACCGACACGCGCATCCGCGCCACCAGCCGCAAGCGCGACATCGCGATCGTGCTGATGCTCTGGTGCCAGCTCGCCCTCGGCCTGCTCACCGTGCCGGTCTCCGCCCTGCACATGAGCGGCGGGCTGTTCGAGCAGCTGGTCGGCTACGTCAAGGGCGTCGTCACCTTCCAGCCCGATGTCGCGCAACTGCTGGTCGGCACGCCGCTGGTCTACCGCCTGCACATCCTGCTCGGCTTCACCATCTTCCTGGTCTCGCCCTTCACCCGGATGGTCCATGTCTGGAGCGCGCCGGTCTGGTATCTCGGCCGCCGCGGCTACCAGATCGTGCGCACCCGCCGCCCCGCGCCGGCCCTCGTGCGGGAGCGCCGGCCATGA
- a CDS encoding peptidylprolyl isomerase, whose product MSAALSEAAIAAELQHHPAATREEAWRRAERALRLRAALLAEADRAGLAPEPEDDAPVRETADESRIRRLLERRIRVADVSEADCRAEFARHRARFRTPPLFEAAHILIAADMSSEDARAPARAEAARLASLLAARPDSFARLAREHSACPSGADGGGLGQITARDVTPEIASMLAAMTPGTICPVPVPTRHGYHLLRLDRREDGRDLPFEAVRDRIRDHLRQRAWLDAARAYAATLTDVSAEEEPAP is encoded by the coding sequence ATGAGCGCCGCCCTCTCCGAAGCGGCGATCGCCGCCGAACTCCAGCACCACCCCGCCGCCACGCGCGAGGAGGCCTGGCGCCGCGCCGAGCGCGCGCTGCGCCTGCGCGCCGCCCTCCTCGCCGAGGCCGACCGCGCCGGCCTCGCCCCCGAACCGGAGGACGACGCGCCGGTGCGCGAAACCGCGGACGAAAGCCGGATCCGCCGCCTGCTCGAGCGCAGGATCCGCGTCGCCGACGTGTCGGAGGCCGACTGCCGCGCCGAGTTCGCGCGCCACCGTGCCCGCTTCCGCACCCCGCCCCTGTTCGAGGCCGCGCATATCCTGATCGCCGCCGACATGTCCTCCGAGGACGCCCGCGCCCCCGCCCGCGCCGAGGCCGCCCGCCTCGCATCCCTCCTCGCCGCGCGCCCGGACAGCTTCGCCCGCCTCGCCCGCGAGCACTCCGCCTGCCCGAGCGGCGCGGATGGCGGCGGCCTCGGCCAGATCACCGCGCGCGACGTCACGCCGGAAATCGCCAGCATGCTGGCGGCGATGACGCCCGGCACGATCTGCCCCGTCCCGGTGCCGACGCGCCACGGCTACCACCTCCTCCGCCTCGACCGCCGCGAGGACGGCCGCGACCTCCCCTTCGAGGCGGTGCGCGACCGCATCCGCGACCACCTGCGCCAGCGCGCCTGGCTCGATGCGGCACGCGCCTACGCCGCCACCCTGACCGACGTTTCAGCAGAAGAGGAACCCGCGCCATGA
- a CDS encoding nitrate reductase subunit alpha, giving the protein MSHFLDRLTFFRRKPEPFAGGHGITTREDRSWEEAYRGRWQHDRIVRSTHGVNCTGSCSWKIYVKGGIVTWETQQTDYPRTRPDMPNHEPRGCQRGASYSWYLYSGNRLKHPMVRGRLIRYWRAARRMMTPVAAWAAIMNDPEKRRAIQKVRGKGGFVRVPWDEANEIIAAANAYTIRRHGPDRIFGFSPIPAMSMVSYAAGSRYLSLIGGVNLSFYDWYCDLPPASPQTWGEQTDVPESADWFNAGYLILWGSNVPQTRTPDAHFYTESRYRGTKSVVVSPDYSEASKFADLWLHPKQGTDAALGLALGHVVLREFHIDNPDPYFTDYCRRYSDMPFLVRLVRQDGALVPERLLRASDLAGALGESNNPEWKTLAFDETTGRLVAPHGSLGFRWGEQGRWNLEEKAADGSEVRLALSVAAAADGFEDVAFPYFGGKGHAHVAGTDHPDILLRRLPVRRIEGAEGEILVATVFDLLAANYGIDRGFGGANVAAGYDDDVPFTPAWQERITGVPRGHVIEVARGFAQNAAKTHGKSMVILGAGLNHWYHMDMSYRAIINLLVLCGCIGQSGGGWSHYVGQEKLRPQTGWLPLAFALDWSRPPRQMNGTSFFYAHTDQWRYETLDIADLLSPTAPKGDWSGALIDYNLRAERLGWLPSAPQLSANPLRLAAAADEAGLAPADYVADRLAKGELHFAAEDPDHPDNWPRNLFVWRSNLLGASGKGHEYFLRHLLGTSHGVQGADLGARGGAKPRDVAWHDEAPEGKLDLLVTLDFRMSTTALHSDIVLPTATWYEKNDLNTSDMHPFIHPLSAAVEPAWEARSDWDIYKGIAETFSRIAPEVLGRERDVVLTPLMHDSPGELAQPLGVDDWTQEGTKPVPGVNLPQVSVVERDYPNVSAAFSALGPLLDRLGNGGKGIGWNTREEIEFLGKLNGTVAHGPAAGRPRIETDIDAAETIMALAPETNGAVAVKAWDALAATTGREHAHLAIAREDEKIRYRDIQAQPRKIISSPIWSGLESEHVSYNAGYTNVHELIPWRTLTGRQQLYQDHLWMRAFGEALCVWRPPIDTRSIAPMIKARAADGKDLVLNFITPHQKWGIHSTYTDNLLMLTLNRGGPVVWISEVDAKAAGIADNDWIEAYNANGALVARAVVSQRVPQGMTLMYHAQDKTVNTPGSPLTGQRGGIHNSVTRTVPKPTHMIGGYGQLAYGFNYYGTVGSNRDEFVIVRRLDHVDWLDRPLDAAAKETV; this is encoded by the coding sequence ATGAGTCATTTCCTCGACCGGCTGACCTTCTTCCGCCGCAAGCCCGAGCCCTTCGCCGGCGGTCACGGCATCACCACGCGGGAAGACCGGAGCTGGGAAGAGGCCTATCGCGGCCGCTGGCAGCACGACCGCATCGTCCGCTCCACCCATGGCGTGAACTGCACCGGCTCGTGCTCCTGGAAAATCTACGTCAAGGGCGGCATCGTCACCTGGGAAACCCAGCAGACCGACTATCCCCGCACCCGGCCGGACATGCCGAACCACGAGCCGCGCGGCTGCCAGCGCGGCGCCAGCTATTCGTGGTATCTCTACAGCGGCAACCGGCTGAAGCACCCGATGGTGCGCGGCCGCCTCATCCGCTACTGGCGCGCCGCACGGCGGATGATGACGCCCGTCGCCGCCTGGGCCGCGATCATGAACGACCCCGAGAAGCGGCGCGCCATCCAGAAGGTGCGCGGCAAGGGCGGCTTCGTCCGCGTCCCCTGGGACGAGGCGAACGAGATCATCGCCGCCGCCAACGCCTACACCATCCGCCGCCACGGGCCGGACCGCATCTTCGGCTTCTCGCCGATCCCGGCGATGTCGATGGTCTCCTACGCCGCCGGCTCGCGCTATCTCTCGCTGATCGGCGGCGTCAATCTCAGCTTCTACGACTGGTATTGCGACCTGCCGCCCGCCTCGCCGCAGACCTGGGGCGAGCAGACCGACGTGCCGGAGAGTGCCGACTGGTTCAACGCCGGCTACCTGATCCTCTGGGGCTCCAACGTGCCGCAGACCCGCACGCCGGACGCGCATTTCTACACCGAGTCCCGCTATCGCGGCACCAAGAGCGTCGTCGTCTCGCCCGACTACAGCGAGGCCTCGAAATTCGCCGATCTCTGGCTGCACCCCAAGCAGGGCACCGACGCCGCCCTCGGCCTCGCCCTCGGCCATGTCGTGCTGCGCGAATTCCACATCGACAATCCCGACCCCTATTTCACCGATTACTGCCGCCGCTATTCCGACATGCCCTTCCTCGTCCGCCTCGTCCGGCAGGATGGCGCGCTGGTCCCCGAGCGCCTGCTCCGCGCCTCCGATCTCGCCGGCGCGCTGGGCGAATCGAACAACCCCGAATGGAAGACGCTCGCCTTCGACGAGACCACCGGCCGCCTCGTCGCCCCGCACGGCTCGCTCGGCTTCCGCTGGGGCGAGCAGGGGCGCTGGAATCTCGAGGAAAAGGCCGCCGACGGCAGCGAGGTCCGCCTCGCCCTGTCCGTCGCCGCCGCCGCCGACGGGTTCGAGGATGTCGCCTTCCCCTATTTCGGCGGCAAGGGCCACGCCCATGTCGCCGGCACCGACCACCCCGACATCCTGCTCCGCCGCCTGCCCGTCCGCCGGATCGAGGGGGCGGAGGGCGAAATCCTCGTCGCCACCGTCTTCGACCTGCTCGCCGCCAATTACGGCATCGACCGCGGCTTCGGCGGCGCCAACGTCGCCGCCGGCTATGACGACGACGTCCCCTTCACCCCCGCCTGGCAGGAGCGCATCACCGGCGTGCCGCGCGGCCATGTCATCGAGGTCGCGCGCGGCTTCGCGCAGAACGCCGCGAAGACCCACGGCAAGTCGATGGTCATTCTCGGCGCCGGGCTGAACCACTGGTATCACATGGACATGAGCTACCGGGCGATCATCAATCTCCTGGTGCTCTGCGGCTGCATCGGCCAGTCCGGCGGCGGCTGGTCGCATTATGTCGGCCAGGAAAAGCTCCGCCCGCAGACCGGCTGGCTGCCGCTCGCCTTCGCGCTCGACTGGTCGCGCCCGCCGCGGCAGATGAACGGCACCTCGTTCTTCTACGCCCATACCGACCAGTGGCGCTACGAAACGCTCGACATCGCCGACCTGCTCTCGCCCACCGCCCCGAAGGGCGACTGGTCCGGCGCGCTGATCGACTACAATCTCCGCGCCGAGCGCCTCGGCTGGCTGCCCAGCGCGCCGCAGCTCTCGGCCAATCCGCTCCGCCTCGCCGCCGCCGCCGACGAGGCCGGGCTCGCGCCCGCCGACTACGTCGCCGACCGTCTGGCGAAGGGCGAACTGCACTTCGCCGCCGAGGACCCCGACCATCCGGACAACTGGCCGCGCAACCTCTTCGTCTGGCGCTCCAACCTGCTCGGCGCCTCGGGCAAGGGGCACGAATATTTCCTCAGGCACCTGCTCGGCACCTCGCACGGCGTGCAGGGCGCCGATCTCGGCGCCCGCGGCGGGGCGAAACCGCGCGACGTCGCCTGGCACGACGAAGCGCCGGAGGGCAAACTCGACCTGCTGGTGACGCTGGATTTCCGCATGTCCACCACCGCGCTGCATTCCGACATCGTGCTGCCCACCGCCACCTGGTACGAGAAGAACGACCTCAACACCTCGGACATGCACCCCTTCATCCACCCGCTCTCCGCGGCGGTCGAGCCGGCCTGGGAAGCCCGCAGCGACTGGGACATCTACAAGGGCATCGCCGAAACCTTCTCGCGCATCGCCCCCGAGGTGCTCGGCCGCGAGCGCGACGTCGTGCTGACCCCGCTGATGCACGACTCGCCCGGCGAGCTCGCCCAGCCCCTCGGCGTCGATGACTGGACGCAGGAGGGAACGAAGCCGGTCCCCGGCGTCAACCTCCCGCAGGTCAGCGTCGTCGAGCGCGACTACCCGAATGTCAGCGCCGCCTTCAGCGCGCTCGGCCCGCTGCTCGACCGGCTCGGCAACGGCGGCAAGGGAATCGGCTGGAACACGCGGGAGGAAATCGAATTCCTCGGCAAGCTGAACGGCACCGTCGCGCACGGCCCCGCCGCCGGCCGCCCGCGCATCGAAACCGATATCGACGCCGCCGAAACCATCATGGCCCTCGCCCCGGAAACCAACGGCGCCGTCGCCGTCAAGGCGTGGGACGCGCTGGCCGCGACCACCGGGCGCGAACACGCCCATCTCGCCATCGCCCGCGAGGACGAAAAGATCCGCTACCGCGACATCCAGGCCCAGCCGCGCAAGATCATCTCCTCGCCGATCTGGTCCGGCCTCGAAAGCGAGCACGTCAGCTACAACGCCGGCTATACCAACGTCCACGAGCTGATCCCCTGGCGCACCCTGACGGGCCGCCAGCAACTCTACCAGGACCATCTCTGGATGCGCGCCTTCGGCGAGGCGCTCTGCGTCTGGCGCCCGCCGATCGACACCCGCAGCATCGCACCGATGATCAAGGCCCGCGCGGCCGACGGCAAGGATCTCGTGCTGAACTTCATCACCCCGCACCAGAAATGGGGCATCCACAGCACCTATACCGACAACCTGCTGATGCTGACGCTCAACCGCGGCGGCCCAGTGGTCTGGATCAGCGAGGTCGACGCGAAAGCCGCAGGCATCGCCGACAACGACTGGATCGAGGCCTATAACGCGAACGGCGCGCTCGTCGCCCGCGCCGTGGTCTCCCAGCGCGTGCCGCAGGGCATGACGCTGATGTACCACGCGCAGGACAAGACGGTGAACACCCCCGGCTCGCCGCTCACCGGCCAGCGCGGCGGCATCCACAATTCCGTCACCCGCACGGTGCCGAAGCCGACGCACATGATCGGCGGCTACGGCCAGCTCGCCTACGGGTTCAACTATTACGGCACCGTCGGCTCCAACCGCGACGAGTTCGTCATCGTCCGCCGCCTCGACCATGTCGACTGGCTCGACCGCCCGCTCGATGCCGCCGCGAAGGAGACCGTGTAA
- the narH gene encoding nitrate reductase subunit beta, protein MKIRAQVAMVLNLDKCIGCHTCSVTCKNVWTSREGVEYAWFNNVETKPGVGFPREWENQKRWNGGWRRLADGTIQPRIGAKWRVLANIFANPDLPEIDDYYEPFTFDYEHLYSAPEMEATPTAKPRSLISGAPIEKIERGPNWEEILGGEFEKRSADYNFEGIQKEIYGQFENTFMMYLPRLCEHCLNPACVAACPSGAIYKRDEDGIVLIDQDKCRGWRMCVSGCPYKKIYYNWKSGKSEKCIFCYPRIEAGEPTVCSETCVGRIRNLGVVLYDADRIEAAASAPDEKDLYESQLSIFLDPNDPEVIRQARADGVPENWLIAARRSPVWKLAMEWKVAFPLHPEYRTLPMVWYVPPLSPITAAANAGAIAERDGMPDIRSLRIPLRYLANLLTAGDEAPVAQALERMLAMRAYMRAKTVDGVIDESIAARVGLTAAEIEAMYQLMAIANYEDRFVIPSTHREAGENAFDLRGGCGFSFGNGCSGSAAKPSLFGSPSHRPVPIAPENA, encoded by the coding sequence ATGAAAATCCGTGCCCAGGTGGCGATGGTTCTCAACCTCGACAAGTGCATCGGCTGCCACACCTGCTCCGTCACCTGCAAGAATGTCTGGACCTCGCGCGAGGGCGTCGAATACGCCTGGTTCAACAATGTCGAAACGAAGCCCGGCGTCGGCTTCCCGCGCGAATGGGAAAACCAGAAGCGCTGGAACGGCGGCTGGCGCCGCCTGGCGGACGGCACGATCCAGCCGCGCATCGGCGCGAAATGGCGCGTGCTGGCCAACATCTTCGCCAACCCCGACCTGCCCGAGATCGACGACTACTACGAGCCCTTCACCTTCGATTACGAGCATCTTTATTCCGCGCCCGAAATGGAGGCGACGCCCACGGCGAAGCCCCGCTCGCTGATCAGCGGCGCGCCGATCGAGAAGATCGAGCGCGGCCCGAACTGGGAGGAGATCCTCGGCGGCGAGTTCGAGAAGCGCAGCGCCGACTACAATTTCGAAGGCATCCAGAAGGAAATCTACGGCCAGTTCGAGAACACCTTCATGATGTACCTGCCGCGCCTGTGCGAGCACTGCCTCAATCCGGCCTGCGTCGCCGCCTGTCCCTCGGGAGCGATCTACAAGCGCGACGAGGACGGCATCGTGCTGATCGACCAGGACAAGTGCCGCGGCTGGCGCATGTGCGTCTCCGGCTGCCCCTACAAGAAAATCTACTACAACTGGAAGTCCGGCAAATCCGAGAAGTGCATCTTCTGCTACCCGCGCATCGAGGCCGGCGAGCCCACGGTCTGCTCGGAAACCTGCGTCGGCCGCATCCGCAATCTCGGCGTCGTGCTCTACGACGCCGACCGGATCGAGGCCGCCGCCAGCGCGCCCGACGAGAAGGACCTTTATGAAAGCCAGCTCTCGATCTTCCTCGACCCGAACGACCCGGAGGTGATCCGCCAGGCCCGCGCCGACGGCGTGCCGGAAAACTGGCTCATCGCCGCCCGCCGCTCGCCGGTGTGGAAACTGGCGATGGAATGGAAGGTCGCCTTCCCCCTGCATCCCGAATACCGCACCCTGCCGATGGTCTGGTACGTCCCGCCGCTCTCGCCCATCACCGCCGCGGCGAATGCCGGCGCGATCGCCGAGCGCGACGGCATGCCCGATATCCGCAGCCTGCGAATTCCGCTGCGCTACCTTGCCAATCTGCTGACCGCCGGCGACGAGGCGCCGGTCGCCCAGGCGCTGGAGCGCATGCTCGCCATGCGCGCCTACATGCGCGCGAAGACGGTCGACGGCGTGATCGACGAAAGCATCGCCGCCCGCGTCGGCCTCACCGCCGCCGAGATCGAGGCGATGTACCAGCTGATGGCGATCGCGAACTACGAAGACCGCTTCGTCATCCCCTCGACGCATCGCGAAGCCGGCGAGAACGCGTTCGACCTGCGCGGCGGCTGCGGCTTCAGCTTCGGCAACGGCTGCTCCGGCAGTGCCGCGAAACCCAGCCTGTTCGGCTCGCCGAGCCATCGCCCGGTGCCGATCGCGCCGGAAAACGCCTGA